CGTCGACTATTATCGCGCATCCGACAAAAATAATCTTTCTGTTTTCAGGTGAAAACTGTACGGTGAAGAAGACTTCTAATGGAACTTTTACGAGAGAACGGCTGATGACTTGCCCTTCGTCCGAATCGGCGAAAGATGCGAAATTCTGTTGCTACGACAAGTACGACAGTGTCGATTGCTGCAACGGTGCTGACCATTTACGTcacatgtaaataattattctattatttgtttgtatgaAGATACGGTTTCCAAGCTTAGACTATTCGCAGCTTAAAAACAGTACCTTTAGACATTCGACAAAAACTTTaagtttatgattattatttgatttgatatattaatacatttatttttaattttttttagaattctaaaatatatgccAGATCTGTTAACGCTTCTGATCATAATTGTTGGCCTGATATTGAcatgttgtattttttgtatctgTATTCCATGTTATTGCATCATGAGTCGTCGTCGCCCGATTtacagtatgtatatattcataaaatattctagttGGAGTTAGTTTAAGGTATAAGTAATGTAAGGAAAATTGTACAGCAtcattaacaacattttttgcaAAGATGACATTTTTCAAAGAATAGTCAAATTTTAGGGACAATCTGTTTTGATCTTAACTACGTGTAAAAAATCACTAGACCTGGcactatgattataaattacaatttctatatattaattatatttgtttacattttataatggttTCATAGGaaaacctattatattttaagaaaatcaaattttttttatcctgataaatataaattacatttataaatatttaaaatattgaagcaag
This sequence is a window from Rhopalosiphum maidis isolate BTI-1 chromosome 1, ASM367621v3, whole genome shotgun sequence. Protein-coding genes within it:
- the LOC113556520 gene encoding uncharacterized protein LOC113556520, translated to MSAVKRIVSVAYLLIVLVTLVQCENCTVKKTSNGTFTRERLMTCPSSESAKDAKFCCYDKYDSVDCCNGADHLRHIILKYMPDLLTLLIIIVGLILTCCIFCICIPCYCIMSRRRPIYKDSNDNANMVAAVSLPNESQEQNIPKKEVTHHLPPGAYPVYPQFMGMQPLKSTEVNC